GGGACCCAGGGCCAGCTGGGCCTGCACGTGGCGGAAGGCCTCCCGGCCGTCGAAGGTCCGCCCCCCGGCCGGAGCGGAAGGACGGCAGGCCCCGATCAGGAGCAGGATCAGCAGCCCGAGCCGGGGTGAGGATCCCCGAAGCATCCTCTTCCCTCACGCGCCCAGGCGGCTCAGGCGCCCGGCGTGGGCGAGGATCAGCGGCATCAGATCCGTGGCCATGAAGATCCCCAGCCCGCCGGTCCGGCACGCCCGCTCCCCGAAGCCCGGGGCCCCATCCGGCCGCGCCGTCCGCGGCGCCCACAGCAGCACCGGCACCGGATGCCAGGTGTGGGTGCGCAGGGCCGCCGGGGTGGAATGATCCCCCGTGATCACCAGGACGTCCGGGCCGCGCTCCAGCAGGATGGGAAGCGCGGCGTCCACCGCTTCGATGACCCGGACCTTGGCGGCGAAGTCGCCATCTTCCCCCCGGCTGTCGGTGGGCTTGATGTGGATGAAGAAGAAATCAAAATCGTCCCACCGGGCGACGGCCTCCCGGAAGAGCGCCTCCGGGCTCTCTCCATGGACCTCCAGGACCTCCATCCCTACCAGGCGGGCGACCCCACGATACATCGGGTAAGCGGCGATAGCGGCGGCCCGGAGTTTGTACACTTCCGAAACGGAAGGAAGGCGCGGCGGACGGTCAAATCCTCGCAGGGTGACCATGTTCGCCGGGTGGGCATCGGCCAGCAGCGCCCGCGCCTGCTCGATCCACCGGTTGACCAGGGCGGCGGTGCGCTCGGCCTCGGGCTGGAGGGCGCGGACCGGCAGGGGCGGCACGCCGGTTTTGCCGGGGTCCGTCTCCGTGAGGGCCGGGGAGAGCCCTTCTCCGCGCAGGACCAGGACGAAGCGGTGCTCCTTGACCGGCTCGATGCGCACCTCCACGCCCTCCAGCCGGATGGTCCGCAGCCGCTCCACCAGGCGGGCGTTCACCTCGGTGGGGATCCGGCCGGCCCGCCGGTCGACGATGCGGCCCTCCGCATCGACGGTGACGAAGTTGCCCCGCGCGGCGATGTCGTGAGGTTCCAGGGGGAAGCCGATCCCGACGGCCTCCAACACACCCCGGCCCACCGGATAGATCAGCGGATCGTAGCCGAAGAGGGCGAGATGGGCGTAGCCGCTCCCCGGGGCCAACCCCGGCCGTATCGGGATGTGCAGCCCCAGCGTCCCTTCCGCGGCGAGGCGGTCCATGTTCGGCGTGCGGGCGGCCTCCAGCTCCGTAGGCCCGCCCGGTTCCACCGGCATCCCGCCCAGCCCGTCCATCACCAGCAGGACGATCTTCGTCGTCCCCTCGGTCGCCAGCTCCGCGATGAGAGAGAGGTCCGCCATGGGAACTTCCTCCGTGCTTCAGGGTAACGATTCCGGGAATAGGGGCACCGCTCATTCCCCTTGCAGCGCCTGGATCCGCTCTCGCAGCCTGCGGGCCAGCGGGAGCACCGTTTCCGGCGGCGCCTCAGCGGCCGTCAGCGCCTGGAGCTGTTCGAAATCCGCTCGCCCCTGTCGCACCTCCGCCGGGCGGGTGAGGGACAGGTGCCCGGCGGCCTGATCGAAAGCGGAGCGGGCCCGTTGCAGCGCTCCCCGAGCCTCGCCGGGGGCAGTCGGATACGTCTGCAGGAATAGATCCAGCTGGTGGGTCGCCTCCCGCAGCGACCGACGGGCCAGCGCAGCGGTCTCCGCCTCCGCCCGTGGCCGCAGTGCCCAGGCCAGCCCGCCGATCAGCCCGAGACCGGCGGCCGCCAGGGCCAGGGCCAGCGGCCATCGCATCCGTTGCCGTGGCATCATGGAACCTCCGGGATCTCCAGGATCTCTGAGCCTTCATCTTAGCGAGGCCATGGGCCCGTGTCCAATCGGGTAGGGGCGATCCGGCGGGTCGCCCGCATGAGGCGCATATTCCAGGAATCGATCCCCCAGTGCTCTTCTCCCTCCCGCATCTGGACAGACTGGAAAGCCCTGGGGGGATAACGGCCAGCCCATCCTGAGCGGAGGAGGCGATGCGGCCCATCCATCTGCTCCTGCTTTCCTTTGCGCTCATCGGGGCGCTCTTTCAAATCGCGACGCCGCTCTTTGAGACACCCGACGAGCTCTGGCATGTGGGGATGGCGGCGCACTTGGCCCGAGGAGGGGGATTGCCGGTGCAGCGGCCCGGCGAGGACACGCCCTGGCGACAGGAGGGTAGCCAGCCGCCGCTCTATTACGCGATGCTGGCCGCCTTCTCCCGCCTTTTCCGCTGGCCCCTGGAGGACTTGGAGGCCGTGCGCGTGGAGAACCGGCATCCATCCCCGGGGAACGCGGAGTTGCCGGACAACAAGAACATGGCCCTGCACGGCTCCTGGGAGCGGTTCCCCTGGCCGGGGGCGGTGGGCACCCTGCATCGGTGGCGTCTGATCTCCCTGCTCCTCGGGCTGATCACCGTGGGGGCGATCTACGCCGCGGTTCGGACGGTGGCTCCCGGCCGCCCGCGCTGGGCCCTGGGGACGGCCGCGTTGACCGCGTGGAACCCCATGTTTCCCTTCGTGATGAGCGCGATCAACAACGACACGCTGATCAACGCCCTGTCCGCCCTCACCCTGTGGGCGCTGGCCCGCCTCTGGCGATACGGGATGACGTGGCCCCGGGCGATCCTCCTCGGGCTCCTGCTGGGGTTGGCCGCCCTGAGCAAACTCAGCGGCCTGGCCCTCTGGATCTTCACCGCCGGTGTCCTCTTCGCCCTCGCCTGGGAAAGGCGCTTGCGCATCCGTTCGCTGCTCTTCCACGGAATCCTGATCTATGCCATCGCCGGTCTCCTCTCCGGGTGGTGGTTCCTGCGCAACTGGATGCTGTATGGGGATCCCACCGGGCTGAACGCGATGCTGGAGATCTTCGGGCGCCGTTCGGTCACGCCGGCCCAGCTGCTCGCCGAGGCCCGGGGCTTCGTCTGGTCCTTCTGGGCGGTCTGGGGCTGGTTCAACATCGTGGCGGACCCGCCGGTGTATTTCTTTCTGGAAACTTGGCTGCTGCTGTCCGGGATCGGAGCGGCCTTCGCCATACACCGGGCATGGCGGAGGCCGGATCCGGAGGCCTGGGCTCTCTGGGCAGGCGCCTTGGGCTATACCGGCCTGATCTTCGCCGGGCTGGTGCGATGGACCTCCATGACCTCTGCCTCCCAGGGTCGGTTGATGTTCCCGGCCATCGGCCCCATCGCCTGGATGCTCTGGGTCGGCTGGGAGTCCATCGTGGAGCGCGGGATCCCCTGGGGGCGAACCGTCGGGCGATGGGCCCCGGCGGTGATCTGGATGGCAGTGGCCTGGATCGCGCCGATCCGCTACATCGCACCGACCTATGCCGGCCCCACACCGATCCGCGAGCTCCCTCCGCAGGCCCGACGGGTGGAGGCCGTCTTCGGCGATCGCTTGCGCCTGCTGGGCTACCTCCCCGGCACAGTGACGCTTGGCGGCGCGCTCCACTTGACGTTGTTCTGGGAGTGCCTGGAGCCCACCGCCCGGCCGTGGAGCGCCTTCCTGCATCCGGTTCGAACCCCTCTGGTTCAGGATGTCCGGCAAGTGGATCGCCATCCCGGCCGCGGCCTGTTCTCCACCACCGATTGCCGCCCTGGCTTCCGCTTCGCCGATCCATACTGGGTGCCCGTCGGAACCGGTAACATCCCTCCGGCCGTGATCCGCCTGCATGTGGGGCTCTATGAGGCGGACACCGGCTGGATCGCCCCGGCGCGGGACGGCCGGGGACGGCCTGTCGAGTATGTGATCCTGGAGGCGGGAAAGCTGCGGGGGACCTCCGTGTTGTCCCCCGCCGTGCCCCTGAATGTGCGGGTCGGGCCCGCCCGCCTGATCGGCGTGGACCGGCCGGCGGAGGTCCGACGCGGGGAGGTGATGACGGTGACCCTCTACTGGCAGGTCGAGGCGGTCCCTTCAACGGAATGGCGGGTCTTCCTCCATTTGGGGGATCCCGATCAGCCGCCTCGGGCCCAGCACGATGGCCCTCCTGCTCTGGGGGAGTTGCCCTCCTCGTGGTGGGAGCCCGGTGACCGCTTCGCCGATCCGCATCCTCTCTGGATCCCAGGGGATCTGCCGCCGGGTCTCTACGGCCTGCGCGCCGGCCTGTATCAGCCAGGCGGCGAGCGCGCGGAGGTCGTCATGCCGGATGGCGAACGCCCGCCCCATCGGGCGGTGGAGCTGGGGGAGATCCGGGTCCTCCCCTAAGCCCGCGGGAGCGTGGTGTGGGAGATCGGGGATTCGGCTATAATTTGGGGCAACCGGACAGGCCATCCTGGGAGAGGATCCGAAGCCTATGGATCTCACCGATCTGATCCTATTGCCCATCGCCTTCCTGGGCGCGACCGTCGCCGCCTTCTGGCTGAGCATGGTGATCTGGACCTTCCGGGACATCCGGTCGCGCACCCGGGATCTGCCGACCCAGTTTCTGGCCACCCTGCTGGTGGCGGTGCTGAACGTCCCGGGCCTGTTGATTTACCTGATCCTGCGCCCCCGGGAGACGCTGGCGGAGGCCTATGAGCGGGCCCTGGAGGAGGAGCTGATCCTCCAGACCCTGGAGGAGATCGAACAGTGCCCGGCGTGTGGCCGCCGGGTGAAGGCCGAGTTCATCGTTTGCCCCTACTGCCACACTCGTCTGAAGCAGCGCTGCCCGCGGTGCCAGCGGCCGCTTCGCCTGGAGTGGACCCTCTGTCCCTACTGTGGGGTCAGCGTGAGCGGGGCCGCGCCCTCCCCGGCTCTCGCCGCCCCCGCCCGAGGAGGCTCCGCCGGCCCGGAGTGAACCGGATCGTCGATCGTTTCCGGAGGAGAAGCGGGGATGGGGCGATATCAGCCACCGGACGCGCTGGCTTTCCCGCGGTTTGCGGGGATCCGCACCTTCATGCGCCTGCCCCACGTCCAGAGCCCGGAGGGGGTGGATGTGGCCGTCGTGGGTTTGCCCTTCGATACCGGGGCCACGTTCCGGGTGGGCGCTCGCTTCGGCCCGGAGGCCATCCGCAGCGCCTCGGTCCTCCTGCGTCCCTATCATCCGTTTCTCCGGGTGAACCTCTTCGAACATCTCTCCGTGGTCGATGCTGGGGACGCTCCGGTGGCCCCCGGCTTCATCGAGGATTCCCTGCGGCGCATCGCGGAGTTCCTGACGCCGTGGGCCGCCGCCGGCGTGATCCTCATCGGGTTGGGCGGGGATCACTCGGTTCTTCTGGGGGAGCTGCGGGCAGTGGCCGCGGCGTACGGGCCGGTGGCCCTGGTTCAGCTCGACAGCCATCCCGATACCTGGGACGCTTATTTCGGGCATCGGTATACCCACGGCACGGTGGTGCGACGGGCCATCGAAGAAGGGCTGATCCTCCCCCAGCGGTCCATCCAGGTGGGGCTGCGCGGGCCGATCTACGGCCCCGAGGACTGGGAGGCGGCCCGGGCCCTGGGCCTGGAGATCGTGACCGCCGGGGAGGCACGCGCCTTGGGTCTGGAGGGCACCGCCCGCCGCATCCTCCAGCGGGTAGGAGATCATCCCGCGTTCCTTTCCGTGGACATCGATTTCTTCGATCCGGCTTATGCGCCGGGCACCGGCACGCCGGAGGTGGGCGGCTTCGCCTCGTGGGAGGGCTTGACCCTCCTGAGGGGTCTCATCGGCCTGCCGCTGGTGGGGATGGACGTGGTGGAGGTGCTGCCGGCCTATGATCCGGCAGGGATCACGGCCCTCCTGGCGGCCAACGTCGTCTACGAAGTCTTGGCGTTGCTGGCCGCCCGCCGGCGGGATGGCCTGCCCGCCGTCGCGTTGCTCGGCGCCCGGCCGGAGGGCATGTGAGGCCGGGATCGGATCCATCTTGGAAGGAGGGGCTTCCGGGATGGTTTACGCAGTCGAGCTGCGGGAGGTGAGCAAGCGCTTTGGAGAGGTGGAGGCCGTCCATCAGGTCTCCCTGCAGATCCGGGAAGGGGAGTTCTTCTCGCTGCTCGGCCCTTCAGGGTGCGGGAAGACCACCACCCTGCGCATGATCGCCGGCTTCGAGCGGCCGGATGCCGGCGAGATCCTCATCCGCGGCCAGCGTATGAATGAGGTCCCCCCGTTCCACCGCCCGGTGAACACCGTCTTCCAGCACTACGCCCTCTTCCCCCATATGACGGTCTTCGAGAACGTCGCCTTCGGCCTGGAGATGAAACGTCTCCCCCGGGAGGAGATCCGCCGTCGGGTGGCGGAGGCCCTGCGCCTGGTGCGCCTGACCGGGCTGGAGAACCGCTATCCTCGCCAGCTTTCCGGTGGCCAGCAGCAGCGGGTGGCCCTGGCCCGCGCCCTGGTCAACCGCCCGGCGGTTCTGCTCCTGGACGAGCCCCTGGGCGCCCTGGACCTCAAGCTGCGCAAGGAAATGCAGCTGGAATTGAAGAACCTCCAGCATCAGGTCGGCATCACGTTCATCTACGTCACCCATGATCAGGAAGAGGCCATGACCATGTCCGACCGCATCGCCGTGATGAATCAGGGGCGGGTGCTCCAGGTGGGCACGCCGGTGGAGATCTACGAGCGCCCCGCCACGCGCTTTGTGGCCGATTTCATCGGGGAGACCAATTTCCTGGAGGGTCGGCTGGTCGCCTTTGAGGAAGGATACGCCCGGGTGGAGGTGGAAGGATTCCCCCTCCTCGCCGCGCGGCCGGATGGGCTCTTCCCGGGCCAGTCGGTCACGGTCGCCATCCGCCCCGAGCGGATCCATGTGAGCCTGGAGGAGCCCCTCGCGTTCCCCAATCGCTATCCCGGCCAGATCGAGGAGGTGATTTACATCGGGACGGACACCCTCTTTCGGATCCGCTTGAACGAGCGCCTCGCCCTGCGGGCGCGCATGCAGAACCGGGAGGGCACCGCGCCCCTGGCCGGCTATGCGCCGGGGTCCGCGATCTGGGTCGCGTGGATCCCGGAGAGCGTCCGGGTGTTGCGGGAGTGAGGCAAGGGCGCCGGCAGGCGGGGCCATCGCGTGCCTGGACACGGTCGGATGAGGGCCGGAGGTCGTCACTATGGTAGGCGTGTTGCGTTTCGGAGGTCGAACCGGGACCGCGCTCGGCGTGTTCGGGGTCCTGGTGGGAAGCGGGGTGGCCCTTCTTCTCCTGGCCCAGAACACGGAGCCTCCTGGGCGGATGATCCTGGGTGGGCTGGGGCTGCTGGATGGGGTCCTGGCGGCCGTCTGGATCCTGGGTCTTCCGGGGGTCTCCGCCCTGATCCTCGCCCGCGCCGGGGCGGGGCTCGTCGGAGGGGTGGGGGCGATGTTCGCCCTGGGCCTGGAGCGGGGTCTGGTGATCGCCCTCCTGGGCATGGCCCTCCTCATCGCCGCACTCCCCCGGGCTCGGCTTCCCATGCTCCTCATCCTCCCTGGGACCTTTTATCTGATGGTCTTCTTCTCTTTCGCCGTCGGCATCATCGCCGTCATCAGCTTCATGAAACGGGGACCTTATGGGGGGATCCGCTGGATTTTCACCTTGGAGAACTACCAGCGGGCTCTGGATCCCCTCTACATCCAGATCGTTCTGACCTCCCTCTGGATCGCCCTCGTCACCACGGTCCTCTGTCTGCTCATCGGCTATCCCGTTGCCTACGCTATGGCCCGGGCGCCGGCCCGCTGGCGCAACACTCTGCTGGTCCTGACGATGATCCCCTTCTGGACCAACTTCCTGGTGCGCACCCTGGCCCTGATGTTCGTGTTGCGCTCGGATGGTCCGATCAACGGCCTGCTGATGGCGCTGGGCCTGATCTCGGAGCCTCTCCCCCTCCTGTTCACGCAAAACGCGGTGATCCTGGGCCTGGTATATGGGGAGCTGCCCTTTATGATCCTTCCCCTCTATGCTACCCTGGAGCGGTTCGATTTCTCCCTGGTGGAGGCGGCCCAGGACCTGGGGGCGAACGAATGGCATGCCTTCCGGCGGGTGATCTGGCCCCTCACCCTCCCAGGGGTCCTGGCCGGCTCCACCTTGGTCTTCATCCCCTCCGTGGGGGCCTTCATCACCCCGGATCTCCTGGGAGGGGCCAAAACGATCATGATCGGCAACGTCGTTCAGTATCAGTTCCTCACGGTGCGCCACTGGCCCTTCGGGTCTGCCCTCTCTTTGATCTTGATGGCCATGGTCCT
The sequence above is a segment of the Thermoflexus hugenholtzii JAD2 genome. Coding sequences within it:
- a CDS encoding 2,3-bisphosphoglycerate-independent phosphoglycerate mutase gives rise to the protein MADLSLIAELATEGTTKIVLLVMDGLGGMPVEPGGPTELEAARTPNMDRLAAEGTLGLHIPIRPGLAPGSGYAHLALFGYDPLIYPVGRGVLEAVGIGFPLEPHDIAARGNFVTVDAEGRIVDRRAGRIPTEVNARLVERLRTIRLEGVEVRIEPVKEHRFVLVLRGEGLSPALTETDPGKTGVPPLPVRALQPEAERTAALVNRWIEQARALLADAHPANMVTLRGFDRPPRLPSVSEVYKLRAAAIAAYPMYRGVARLVGMEVLEVHGESPEALFREAVARWDDFDFFFIHIKPTDSRGEDGDFAAKVRVIEAVDAALPILLERGPDVLVITGDHSTPAALRTHTWHPVPVLLWAPRTARPDGAPGFGERACRTGGLGIFMATDLMPLILAHAGRLSRLGA
- a CDS encoding zinc ribbon domain-containing protein, translated to MDLTDLILLPIAFLGATVAAFWLSMVIWTFRDIRSRTRDLPTQFLATLLVAVLNVPGLLIYLILRPRETLAEAYERALEEELILQTLEEIEQCPACGRRVKAEFIVCPYCHTRLKQRCPRCQRPLRLEWTLCPYCGVSVSGAAPSPALAAPARGGSAGPE
- the speB gene encoding agmatinase, producing the protein MGRYQPPDALAFPRFAGIRTFMRLPHVQSPEGVDVAVVGLPFDTGATFRVGARFGPEAIRSASVLLRPYHPFLRVNLFEHLSVVDAGDAPVAPGFIEDSLRRIAEFLTPWAAAGVILIGLGGDHSVLLGELRAVAAAYGPVALVQLDSHPDTWDAYFGHRYTHGTVVRRAIEEGLILPQRSIQVGLRGPIYGPEDWEAARALGLEIVTAGEARALGLEGTARRILQRVGDHPAFLSVDIDFFDPAYAPGTGTPEVGGFASWEGLTLLRGLIGLPLVGMDVVEVLPAYDPAGITALLAANVVYEVLALLAARRRDGLPAVALLGARPEGM
- a CDS encoding ABC transporter ATP-binding protein, with the protein product MVYAVELREVSKRFGEVEAVHQVSLQIREGEFFSLLGPSGCGKTTTLRMIAGFERPDAGEILIRGQRMNEVPPFHRPVNTVFQHYALFPHMTVFENVAFGLEMKRLPREEIRRRVAEALRLVRLTGLENRYPRQLSGGQQQRVALARALVNRPAVLLLDEPLGALDLKLRKEMQLELKNLQHQVGITFIYVTHDQEEAMTMSDRIAVMNQGRVLQVGTPVEIYERPATRFVADFIGETNFLEGRLVAFEEGYARVEVEGFPLLAARPDGLFPGQSVTVAIRPERIHVSLEEPLAFPNRYPGQIEEVIYIGTDTLFRIRLNERLALRARMQNREGTAPLAGYAPGSAIWVAWIPESVRVLRE
- a CDS encoding ABC transporter permease, which gives rise to MVGVLRFGGRTGTALGVFGVLVGSGVALLLLAQNTEPPGRMILGGLGLLDGVLAAVWILGLPGVSALILARAGAGLVGGVGAMFALGLERGLVIALLGMALLIAALPRARLPMLLILPGTFYLMVFFSFAVGIIAVISFMKRGPYGGIRWIFTLENYQRALDPLYIQIVLTSLWIALVTTVLCLLIGYPVAYAMARAPARWRNTLLVLTMIPFWTNFLVRTLALMFVLRSDGPINGLLMALGLISEPLPLLFTQNAVILGLVYGELPFMILPLYATLERFDFSLVEAAQDLGANEWHAFRRVIWPLTLPGVLAGSTLVFIPSVGAFITPDLLGGAKTIMIGNVVQYQFLTVRHWPFGSALSLILMAMVLAATMIYLRVGGRERVL